Proteins encoded within one genomic window of Bacillus sp. F19:
- a CDS encoding sugar phosphate isomerase/epimerase: MGFKKGINAWCFPKSMEIEKIFYQAKDYKFDGVELNLTEDADSPFHMGSSEEELLKIIELAEQYDLVLPTVATGLHWKYSLTSNEQKIREKGKAVISKMLEAAKIFGAKTILVVPGVVDSSVSYDIAYERSLTAIKELAEKAEELQVSIGVENVWNKFLLSPLEMRDFVDKTKSNYVGVYFDAGNILQFGYPEQWIKILGNRICAVHVKDFNCSVGNINGFVPLLAGDVQWERVVTALKEINYNGFITPEIPPYKFSPEQMIRHTSNSLETILKLEN, encoded by the coding sequence GTGGGTTTTAAAAAAGGAATCAATGCTTGGTGCTTTCCTAAATCAATGGAAATTGAAAAAATATTTTATCAAGCAAAGGATTACAAATTTGATGGTGTAGAATTGAACTTGACCGAAGATGCCGATTCCCCTTTTCATATGGGATCATCTGAAGAGGAATTGTTAAAAATCATTGAATTAGCTGAGCAATATGACCTAGTGCTTCCAACAGTTGCTACAGGCCTTCACTGGAAATATTCCTTAACTTCAAATGAACAGAAAATACGAGAAAAAGGTAAAGCAGTGATCAGCAAGATGCTGGAAGCAGCAAAAATTTTTGGTGCTAAAACCATACTTGTTGTTCCAGGTGTCGTAGATTCATCTGTCTCCTATGACATTGCTTATGAACGCTCTTTAACGGCTATTAAGGAACTAGCAGAAAAAGCTGAGGAGCTGCAAGTCTCTATTGGGGTCGAAAACGTATGGAATAAATTTCTATTAAGTCCATTAGAAATGAGAGATTTCGTAGACAAAACGAAAAGCAATTATGTAGGTGTCTATTTTGATGCAGGAAATATTCTGCAATTCGGATACCCGGAGCAATGGATTAAAATACTCGGAAATCGAATCTGTGCGGTTCATGTTAAGGATTTTAACTGTTCGGTAGGAAATATTAATGGGTTTGTTCCACTGCTTGCAGGGGATGTTCAGTGGGAAAGGGTAGTAACTGCATTAAAGGAAATTAATTATAACGGTTTTATTACACCAGAGATTCCACCATATAAATTCAGCCCTGAGCAAATGATTAGGCATACTTCTAATAGCTTAGAGACAATTTTGAAACTAGAAAACTAA
- a CDS encoding TetR/AcrR family transcriptional regulator: MTPLNEEQLQQIRDERKEQIMEAALKVFARRGIIGTKMSMIATEAGISPGLLYRYFKSKDELFTTLVKQAIEESASEMQNVYKLPGSPIDKIRTLTEATLDENGQLYFMLIHQARTSDEVPEEAKRLIEQYSMKTYVDQLEPLFVEGQKANQIASGDPRKLISCYLAVLSGLMTLNIHEDENYQIPEVDLLMRIVTGP; this comes from the coding sequence TTGACACCTTTAAACGAGGAACAATTGCAGCAGATTCGTGATGAACGTAAAGAACAAATTATGGAAGCAGCCCTTAAGGTCTTTGCTCGAAGAGGCATCATCGGAACGAAAATGAGTATGATTGCAACCGAAGCCGGCATTAGCCCGGGTCTACTTTACCGCTATTTCAAATCAAAAGATGAACTTTTTACTACACTTGTTAAACAGGCAATAGAAGAGTCGGCTTCTGAAATGCAGAACGTCTATAAGCTGCCTGGATCGCCAATCGACAAAATCAGGACTCTGACTGAGGCTACACTTGACGAAAATGGTCAGCTTTACTTTATGCTCATTCACCAGGCACGTACATCAGACGAAGTACCAGAGGAAGCGAAACGGCTTATCGAACAATATTCCATGAAAACGTATGTCGACCAATTGGAACCTTTATTTGTGGAAGGGCAGAAAGCAAACCAAATTGCCTCAGGCGATCCCAGGAAACTGATTTCCTGCTATCTTGCCGTTCTTTCCGGCCTTATGACATTGAATATTCACGAGGATGAAAATTACCAAATACCAGAAGTCGACCTATTAATGCGGATCGTGACCGGTCCTTGA
- a CDS encoding Gfo/Idh/MocA family oxidoreductase, producing the protein MSKKLNVGIIGCGGIGTEKHMPSLAKLKQVEMVAFCDILFEKAHHAAQKFGARDAKVYDDFTDLLKDENIDVIHVCTPNDSHADITVASLEAGKHVMCEKPMAKTAAEARRMVETARRTVKKLSIGYQNRFRHDSQYLHKVCTEGGLGDIYFAKAHSIRRRAVPTWGVFLDKEKQGGGPLIDIGTHALDLTLWMMNNYKPKVVLGKTYHELGKKENAANAWGPWDPKQFTVEDSAFGFITMENGATIILESSWAINLLDAEEGRCTLAGTEGGADMKDGLRINGERHGKLYTNHIELESSGVAFYEGKTENESDLESRLWIESILNDTDPVVKPEEALVVTEILEAIYESSKTGKAVYFHDKLHAVQG; encoded by the coding sequence ATGAGTAAGAAATTGAATGTCGGAATCATTGGCTGTGGAGGGATTGGAACCGAAAAACATATGCCTAGTCTTGCGAAGCTGAAACAAGTAGAAATGGTCGCATTTTGTGATATTTTATTTGAAAAAGCACACCATGCTGCCCAAAAATTTGGGGCTAGAGATGCAAAAGTTTATGATGATTTTACAGATTTATTAAAAGATGAAAATATTGATGTCATTCATGTTTGTACACCTAATGATTCGCATGCCGATATTACTGTGGCCTCATTGGAAGCCGGGAAGCATGTTATGTGTGAAAAACCAATGGCAAAAACAGCAGCTGAAGCACGCCGGATGGTTGAAACTGCAAGACGAACTGTGAAAAAACTATCAATTGGCTATCAAAACCGATTCCGTCATGATAGTCAGTATTTACATAAGGTGTGTACAGAGGGAGGACTGGGGGATATTTATTTTGCTAAAGCCCATTCGATCAGGCGAAGAGCTGTACCAACGTGGGGAGTATTCCTAGATAAAGAAAAACAAGGGGGAGGTCCATTAATTGATATTGGGACGCATGCACTTGATTTAACTTTATGGATGATGAACAACTATAAACCAAAAGTAGTGCTAGGTAAAACCTACCATGAACTTGGCAAAAAAGAAAATGCTGCAAATGCTTGGGGCCCATGGGATCCAAAGCAATTTACAGTCGAGGATTCCGCGTTTGGGTTCATTACGATGGAAAATGGTGCAACGATCATACTGGAATCCAGTTGGGCTATAAATTTGCTGGACGCTGAGGAAGGAAGATGTACGCTGGCAGGTACAGAAGGCGGTGCTGATATGAAGGATGGACTTCGTATTAATGGAGAAAGGCATGGTAAATTATATACTAACCATATTGAGCTGGAAAGCAGTGGGGTAGCTTTCTATGAAGGAAAGACCGAAAATGAATCTGATCTGGAATCTCGCTTGTGGATTGAAAGCATATTAAACGACACTGATCCTGTGGTTAAACCAGAGGAAGCGCTAGTAGTTACAGAGATTTTAGAAGCAATCTATGAGTCTTCAAAAACCGGTAAAGCCGTTTATTTTCACGATAAACTCCATGCGGTACAAGGATAA
- a CDS encoding Gfo/Idh/MocA family oxidoreductase has protein sequence MKHVLVIGAGTMGSVHASAYAKMEGVKLAGIVDIREQIGIELALSVSTNYYKTIDEAMNSVPVIDIIDVCLPTYLHKEFVMQAADLGKNVICEKPLARTKEDAQEMIAYCKEKGVKLFVGHVLRFFQEYKKTKEIVDSNEIGKPVMVRTKRGGVFPEAWNDWYADFQKSGGLVLDMVIHDIDFLRWCFGEVERVYGKSVLGRSFNRIDYALLTLRFESGVIAHVEGTWAHQGFSTSIEIVGDKGIIEYDSSKERSIYSQIRQKENSGGVAVPSSPLKEDPYFQELAHFLDCIENDLEPLVSAEDAYKALEISLAGLESIKSGKVVEIKSSLSIPRV, from the coding sequence ATGAAACATGTTCTTGTTATCGGTGCTGGAACAATGGGAAGTGTTCATGCTTCGGCATATGCAAAAATGGAGGGTGTTAAATTAGCAGGGATTGTGGATATACGAGAACAGATAGGTATAGAGCTTGCCTTATCGGTCAGCACAAATTATTACAAGACCATTGATGAAGCAATGAACAGCGTTCCGGTAATCGACATTATTGATGTATGTTTGCCGACCTATCTGCATAAAGAATTTGTCATGCAGGCTGCAGACTTAGGGAAAAATGTCATATGCGAAAAACCGCTCGCAAGAACAAAAGAAGATGCACAAGAAATGATTGCTTATTGTAAAGAAAAAGGTGTCAAATTGTTTGTCGGACACGTCCTTCGTTTTTTCCAAGAGTATAAAAAAACAAAAGAAATCGTTGATTCGAATGAAATCGGTAAGCCAGTAATGGTAAGAACCAAAAGGGGCGGGGTATTTCCAGAAGCTTGGAATGATTGGTACGCAGATTTTCAAAAAAGCGGCGGATTAGTACTGGATATGGTAATACATGATATTGATTTCTTAAGATGGTGCTTTGGTGAGGTTGAACGAGTTTATGGAAAAAGTGTATTAGGAAGAAGTTTTAACCGAATAGATTATGCCCTTCTTACACTTAGATTTGAAAGTGGAGTGATTGCTCATGTTGAAGGAACATGGGCACATCAAGGATTCTCTACTTCAATAGAGATTGTTGGCGACAAGGGAATAATAGAATATGATAGCTCAAAAGAACGAAGCATTTATTCACAAATTCGGCAAAAAGAAAATAGCGGTGGTGTAGCTGTTCCGTCGAGTCCATTAAAAGAAGATCCATATTTTCAGGAATTGGCACATTTTCTGGATTGTATAGAAAATGATTTAGAACCACTCGTTTCAGCTGAAGATGCATACAAAGCCCTAGAAATATCACTTGCAGGACTTGAATCTATTAAGAGTGGTAAAGTTGTAGAAATCAAATCTTCATTGTCTATCCCTAGAGTTTAA
- a CDS encoding DUF4158 domain-containing protein: MKKNWTEEELLANFMLMPNELHLAMGNKTETNRLRFAVLLKYFQQEAKFPSKKQDVPKTMIKYIAKQLGISPDRFDEYSWGWKRKNLYPASKKYKGLFWYSGTYTYR; encoded by the coding sequence GTGAAGAAAAATTGGACTGAAGAAGAGCTTTTAGCAAACTTTATGTTAATGCCAAATGAACTGCATTTAGCTATGGGGAATAAAACAGAAACGAATCGTTTGCGCTTTGCTGTATTACTAAAATATTTTCAACAGGAAGCTAAATTTCCGAGTAAAAAACAAGATGTTCCTAAAACAATGATCAAATACATAGCTAAACAATTGGGTATTTCGCCTGATCGATTTGACGAATATAGTTGGGGGTGGAAAAGAAAAAACTTATACCCGGCATCGAAAAAATATAAGGGATTATTTTGGTATTCAGGAACTTACACGTACAGATAA
- a CDS encoding Gfo/Idh/MocA family oxidoreductase, giving the protein MKVGIISFAHMHAHSYASALKEIDGVILVGIADENEARGRDAADKFGVAYYIDFNDLLAEDIDAVIVTSENSNHHRHVTAAAKAGKHILCEKPLGTTMKEMEEMVLTCQKHGVKLQTAFPVRFNTSIQEAEKIIKEGKLGRVIAMKGTNRGTNPGGWFVNKSLSGGGAVMDHTVHVVDIMRWFLNAEVTEVYAEADAFFSDEIDDCGILTMEFDNGVFATLDCSWSRNKTYPTWGDVTLEVIGSEGTIFIDAFGQKINVYSDANGTKWHYWGDDMDKDLIKDFITCVKLDLEPSITGQDGLKAVEVALAAYQAVEQKSPVKLE; this is encoded by the coding sequence ATGAAGGTAGGAATTATAAGTTTCGCACATATGCATGCGCATAGTTATGCAAGTGCTCTCAAGGAAATAGATGGAGTCATCCTTGTTGGAATTGCTGATGAAAATGAGGCGCGTGGACGCGATGCAGCAGATAAGTTTGGTGTTGCTTATTATATTGATTTCAATGACCTTCTTGCTGAAGACATAGATGCTGTAATTGTTACTTCCGAAAATAGCAATCACCACCGCCATGTAACTGCAGCAGCAAAAGCGGGAAAACATATTCTTTGTGAAAAACCTCTCGGAACGACAATGAAAGAGATGGAGGAAATGGTATTAACTTGTCAAAAACACGGTGTAAAACTTCAAACTGCTTTCCCTGTTCGTTTTAATACATCCATTCAAGAAGCCGAAAAAATAATTAAAGAAGGTAAACTTGGTCGAGTTATTGCAATGAAAGGAACAAATCGCGGGACAAATCCAGGTGGTTGGTTTGTCAATAAATCTCTATCCGGCGGCGGTGCCGTTATGGATCATACCGTCCATGTAGTTGATATCATGCGTTGGTTCTTGAATGCAGAAGTAACAGAGGTCTATGCTGAGGCCGATGCTTTTTTCTCAGATGAAATTGATGATTGTGGAATATTAACGATGGAGTTTGATAATGGTGTGTTTGCCACATTAGATTGCAGCTGGTCCCGCAATAAGACGTATCCCACTTGGGGTGACGTAACACTTGAAGTGATTGGTTCGGAAGGAACTATTTTCATAGATGCATTCGGGCAAAAGATAAATGTTTATAGTGATGCAAATGGAACAAAATGGCATTATTGGGGAGATGATATGGATAAAGATCTTATCAAAGATTTTATCACATGTGTAAAGCTAGATTTAGAGCCATCAATTACGGGGCAAGATGGATTGAAGGCTGTTGAAGTGGCTCTTGCAGCTTATCAGGCTGTTGAGCAAAAAAGTCCGGTAAAACTAGAGTGA
- a CDS encoding DUF4855 domain-containing protein: MGSIKKWVSFTVLAVMMLALIPIAQAEEEQPKLRNLAKGLDYEWSEGPESKYPDSGNELTDGKYGKLQLSDPAWVGHVQKKTREVVFDLGEKKSISNIKAHFLQDWPTNSILVPLTVSMYVSDDKENWGTLSHKSTELLWGDGPPREEYFVWDGSKDGIPKNESNAKMAYARYVKVTFTMHTRAWTFLDEIEILGQDGKVEGAESIPPEQPAYQQPGDATAGVRNLSLLYNGHYKSGEGDWTKDRIIPNISYVDQNGNPVDWFFDSVLYLGLTSPAGRGFGGGANLQDWNWYLNKTFAQNGDMQQLNEAVKEVGLKLNEPDHKMKVILMVPDPGEYMTDFGDVDGDGISENFNASIIGEEKALANREKVINWWLTKVKQNWMENNYSNLELVGMYWLEEQISTSETGPDLLRKVSHLVHNEDLKLFWIPHFLAYKSHMWKDVGIDAAAFQPNYFFEEMSRTRIEDAAYLAKQYGMGVEMEFDDRMLTDDVFRQRFIDYLNGGVEYGYMQHAFKAYYQGNNAIYNTAISKDPKTRILYDWLYQFVNGTYIKDQTAPEVNAMINGSVLQNEISVHDTEKLHFTWEVKDDNSGISKVSAFFNGKTYNEGTDIDFAGKPGKHELIITAADLAGNVNKKSYLINVTTSAADMKTHVLRFEKAGEFESQGTARSLQAHLDAVKQFEENAEKFIYHLKSFNALLDDHKKNQLISEKVYDILKADTGYLLGNLALNKSAESSAIEPFRPDLTPDKAVDGNYSTRWSSAYADDAWFSVDLGEQKAIDTVVIQWEGAFAKKYKILVSDDKENWTNVIKDNSGIIEGQGGKETLSFDKVRARYVKFQGVERATDYGYSFYDFGVYQYGN, from the coding sequence ATGGGATCAATAAAGAAATGGGTATCCTTCACTGTTTTAGCAGTAATGATGCTGGCGCTGATTCCTATAGCACAAGCAGAAGAAGAACAGCCGAAGCTTCGTAATCTTGCGAAAGGTTTAGACTATGAATGGTCGGAGGGACCTGAGTCTAAATATCCTGATTCTGGGAACGAACTAACCGATGGGAAATACGGCAAATTGCAGCTGTCAGATCCAGCATGGGTGGGGCACGTGCAAAAAAAGACACGTGAAGTAGTGTTTGATTTAGGAGAGAAAAAATCTATTTCAAACATAAAGGCACATTTTTTACAAGATTGGCCAACAAACTCAATTCTAGTTCCGTTGACGGTCTCAATGTACGTCTCCGACGACAAGGAAAATTGGGGGACGCTATCCCATAAGTCTACAGAGCTTCTGTGGGGAGATGGGCCGCCACGAGAAGAATACTTTGTTTGGGATGGAAGCAAAGACGGTATTCCGAAAAATGAATCCAATGCAAAAATGGCTTATGCCCGGTATGTCAAAGTAACATTTACGATGCATACAAGGGCATGGACATTCCTCGATGAAATCGAAATATTGGGGCAGGATGGAAAGGTTGAAGGTGCCGAAAGTATTCCTCCTGAGCAGCCTGCATACCAACAACCGGGGGATGCTACAGCTGGAGTTCGCAACCTGTCATTACTATATAACGGACATTATAAAAGCGGAGAGGGAGATTGGACGAAGGATAGAATTATTCCTAATATCAGCTATGTGGATCAAAACGGAAACCCAGTCGACTGGTTCTTTGACAGCGTCCTTTATCTTGGTTTGACTTCCCCAGCAGGACGAGGATTCGGCGGAGGGGCGAACCTTCAAGATTGGAACTGGTATCTTAATAAGACTTTTGCCCAAAATGGCGATATGCAGCAGTTAAATGAAGCAGTCAAAGAAGTCGGATTAAAATTGAATGAGCCTGATCATAAAATGAAAGTAATTTTGATGGTGCCAGATCCTGGGGAATATATGACCGACTTTGGTGATGTAGATGGTGATGGCATATCTGAGAACTTCAATGCTTCAATAATCGGTGAGGAAAAAGCACTGGCAAACAGAGAAAAAGTTATCAATTGGTGGCTGACAAAGGTTAAACAAAACTGGATGGAAAATAATTATTCCAATCTGGAGCTTGTTGGCATGTACTGGTTGGAAGAACAAATAAGTACTAGCGAAACGGGGCCAGATTTACTCCGAAAAGTGAGTCATCTCGTTCATAATGAAGACTTGAAGTTGTTCTGGATCCCACACTTCTTAGCCTACAAGAGTCATATGTGGAAGGATGTCGGCATTGACGCCGCTGCTTTTCAGCCCAACTATTTCTTTGAGGAAATGAGCCGTACACGCATCGAGGATGCTGCATACCTGGCTAAGCAATATGGGATGGGGGTAGAAATGGAATTTGATGACCGTATGCTAACAGATGATGTATTCCGTCAGCGATTTATTGATTACCTTAACGGCGGCGTTGAATACGGCTATATGCAGCATGCTTTTAAAGCATATTATCAAGGAAATAATGCTATTTATAACACTGCAATAAGCAAAGACCCTAAAACACGGATTTTGTATGATTGGCTTTACCAATTTGTGAATGGGACTTACATTAAGGATCAAACAGCACCAGAAGTAAATGCGATGATAAACGGTAGCGTGCTTCAAAATGAAATCAGCGTACATGATACAGAAAAACTCCATTTTACCTGGGAAGTGAAGGATGACAATAGTGGAATTTCCAAAGTTTCTGCTTTCTTTAATGGCAAGACATACAATGAAGGAACAGACATTGATTTTGCAGGGAAGCCTGGAAAACATGAACTTATTATAACTGCAGCTGACTTAGCTGGAAATGTTAATAAGAAGTCTTATTTGATTAATGTTACGACAAGTGCAGCTGATATGAAGACACATGTCCTGCGCTTTGAAAAAGCGGGGGAATTTGAAAGCCAAGGTACTGCTCGTTCCTTACAAGCCCATTTGGATGCGGTAAAGCAATTCGAAGAAAATGCTGAAAAGTTTATATATCACCTAAAAAGTTTTAATGCATTGCTGGATGATCATAAAAAGAACCAGTTAATTTCGGAAAAAGTATACGATATTTTGAAAGCAGACACGGGTTATTTGCTTGGTAACCTTGCGTTAAATAAATCTGCAGAATCGTCAGCAATTGAACCTTTTAGACCTGATTTAACTCCTGATAAGGCGGTAGATGGCAATTATAGTACGAGGTGGTCGAGTGCTTACGCAGACGATGCCTGGTTCTCTGTCGATCTTGGCGAGCAAAAAGCAATAGACACGGTAGTCATACAATGGGAAGGTGCCTTTGCAAAAAAATATAAGATTTTAGTTTCGGACGATAAGGAAAATTGGACAAATGTAATCAAAGATAACAGCGGAATAATTGAGGGACAAGGCGGAAAAGAAACATTGAGTTTTGATAAAGTAAGGGCGAGATACGTTAAATTTCAAGGGGTAGAAAGAGCGACTGATTACGGATATTCTTTCTATGATTTTGGAGTATACCAGTATGGAAACTAA
- a CDS encoding discoidin domain-containing protein, with the protein MIFKKTFGLIVLMMILTIIHSLVRPEQIFAETKNLALGKTVSASGNEVEWLFAENAVDGDPASRWSSAIEDDQWLIVNLGKNENISRVVINWQTPAERYKILVSKDKEHWVNVKEDDGVLTAGGKKDTIEFDKAEARYVKFQGVKRRPVEGILYGYSIFEFEVYEDKDPLTEIIKDIREKISIEKGQKEIVLPKTPEGYKVTLYGSDRLPVIDAKGRINKPLVDAKVNLLLQVEDESDPDNKISDNVLVTVPGQHVQTEDLNQEPRVIPSLREWYGRTEKFALAKTSKIVVNKADKDALGRTAELTKNDIKEITNLNLEITYGTPKAGDIYLSLDDSLTSLGEEGSIFDVEDYVSIKSSKVKGVFYGTRTALQILQQDEKHKYIPKGIARDYPKYEDRGFMLDVARKFYSIEFLRDYVKQMSFYKMNRFQIHLNDDVGTPFPDGTKAAFRLESEKYPGLTSKNGFYTKKEFRDLQQLGMDYGINVVPEIDTPGHSGAFIKYDPTLGTANNLDITKPKTVNFVKGLFDEYIDGDNPVFIGPDVHIGTDEYSGNDNEAFRKYMDTLINHINSKGKHPRLWGGLTKHDGETPISNNATMDIWYEPYGGAQHAIDLGYNIVNVYTNLLYIVPQLYADYLNSGYLYNNWEPNNWVETVLPFGHPNVKGAMFALWNDISTAKGVSMADSHHRILPAMQVVSEKMWSGTSADKDFNKFEEDASKIGDAPNVNLSHKIHVGNKDGNVVKYLFEEKFRDSSGNDFDGSGKNVKMADGLFGNGVKFNGGESYIKTPLRSLGFGWTISMWVKPDADNPDDAVLLESPEGQLKLSQGDTGKLGFSKEGYHSVFDYKVPAGEWTHLLLTGDSSGTSLFVNGSKYAESLKDGGKLETFVLPMQRIGSKTNSFKGVIDHVSINNKAVDLHGNLALNKNAESSRAESSTYSSDKAVDGKWDTRWSSASEDDAWFLVDLDEPIEINKVSIAWETAYAKKYKILVSEDKENWTNVIKDNNGIVTGSGGRDNITFDKVKARYVKFQGIERATIFGYSFYEFEIFSDKNLVGNKTDLKNRLTEINSENLKESKYTKESWQHLEQAQQVTEITLNKLDANQAEIDDALAALSKARDGLEEKQSS; encoded by the coding sequence ATGATCTTTAAAAAAACGTTCGGTTTGATTGTATTAATGATGATTCTTACGATTATTCATTCTTTAGTCAGGCCTGAGCAGATTTTTGCTGAAACAAAAAACCTCGCTTTAGGTAAAACGGTATCTGCTTCAGGTAATGAAGTAGAATGGCTTTTTGCGGAGAATGCTGTTGATGGAGATCCTGCTTCAAGATGGTCATCTGCTATAGAAGATGATCAATGGTTAATAGTTAATCTTGGAAAAAATGAAAATATATCACGAGTAGTCATTAATTGGCAAACCCCTGCTGAAAGATACAAAATTTTAGTCTCTAAAGATAAGGAGCATTGGGTAAATGTTAAAGAAGACGATGGGGTACTTACAGCAGGAGGGAAGAAAGATACGATCGAGTTCGATAAAGCAGAAGCCAGATATGTCAAATTTCAGGGAGTAAAGAGAAGACCAGTAGAAGGTATATTATACGGATATTCAATTTTCGAATTTGAAGTATACGAAGACAAAGATCCTTTAACTGAAATAATAAAGGATATTAGAGAAAAAATAAGTATCGAAAAAGGACAAAAAGAAATCGTTCTGCCTAAAACACCTGAAGGATATAAAGTTACTTTATATGGAAGTGATCGACTGCCTGTTATCGATGCAAAAGGCCGTATTAACAAACCATTGGTAGACGCTAAGGTAAATCTTCTTTTGCAGGTTGAAGATGAGAGTGATCCTGATAATAAAATATCTGATAATGTTCTTGTAACCGTTCCTGGACAACATGTACAAACGGAGGATTTAAATCAAGAGCCGAGAGTAATACCGTCATTGCGTGAATGGTATGGCAGAACAGAGAAATTTGCATTGGCAAAGACTTCAAAGATCGTCGTGAATAAAGCAGACAAAGATGCTCTCGGAAGAACAGCTGAATTAACCAAAAATGATATAAAAGAGATTACAAATCTTAATTTGGAGATTACTTACGGTACTCCAAAAGCGGGAGATATATATTTATCCTTAGATGATTCATTAACGTCTCTCGGGGAAGAAGGGTCCATCTTTGATGTTGAAGATTACGTATCCATAAAATCATCGAAAGTTAAAGGTGTATTTTATGGGACAAGGACAGCTCTGCAAATATTACAACAGGATGAAAAACACAAATATATCCCAAAGGGGATTGCAAGGGATTATCCGAAATATGAAGATCGAGGGTTTATGCTGGATGTAGCTAGGAAATTTTATTCCATTGAGTTCTTAAGGGATTATGTCAAGCAAATGTCCTTTTATAAGATGAACCGTTTTCAAATACATTTGAATGATGATGTAGGCACTCCATTTCCTGATGGCACAAAAGCAGCCTTTCGATTGGAGAGCGAAAAGTATCCTGGTCTAACGAGTAAAAACGGTTTTTATACGAAAAAGGAATTTAGAGATCTTCAGCAGCTCGGTATGGATTATGGCATTAATGTCGTTCCGGAGATTGATACTCCAGGACATTCTGGGGCATTTATCAAATATGATCCAACTTTAGGAACAGCCAATAATCTGGACATAACTAAGCCCAAAACAGTGAATTTTGTTAAAGGCTTGTTTGATGAATATATCGATGGTGATAATCCGGTTTTCATAGGACCAGATGTTCATATTGGCACTGACGAATATTCGGGTAATGATAACGAGGCATTCCGAAAATACATGGACACACTTATTAACCATATTAACAGTAAGGGCAAGCATCCGCGTCTATGGGGTGGGTTGACAAAGCATGATGGTGAAACACCAATCAGCAATAATGCAACAATGGATATTTGGTATGAACCATATGGCGGAGCACAGCATGCAATTGATCTTGGATATAATATCGTAAATGTTTATACGAACCTTTTATATATTGTTCCACAATTATATGCGGACTATTTAAATTCCGGGTATCTTTATAACAATTGGGAGCCAAATAATTGGGTTGAAACGGTATTGCCATTCGGACATCCGAACGTTAAGGGTGCAATGTTTGCATTATGGAATGACATTTCCACAGCAAAGGGAGTTTCAATGGCTGATTCCCATCACAGAATTCTGCCTGCAATGCAGGTGGTGTCAGAAAAGATGTGGTCTGGAACAAGTGCAGACAAGGATTTCAACAAGTTTGAAGAAGATGCATCCAAGATCGGAGATGCTCCAAACGTCAACCTATCTCATAAAATTCATGTTGGAAATAAAGATGGAAACGTCGTCAAATACCTTTTTGAAGAGAAGTTCAGGGATTCATCAGGCAACGATTTTGATGGTTCCGGAAAAAATGTGAAGATGGCTGATGGGCTGTTTGGGAATGGGGTAAAGTTTAATGGCGGAGAAAGTTACATTAAAACACCTTTACGATCATTGGGCTTTGGCTGGACCATCTCTATGTGGGTTAAACCAGATGCCGACAATCCGGATGATGCCGTACTGCTCGAATCGCCTGAAGGTCAATTAAAGCTTTCTCAAGGGGATACCGGAAAATTAGGGTTCTCAAAGGAAGGCTATCATAGTGTTTTCGATTACAAAGTTCCTGCAGGTGAATGGACACATCTGCTGTTGACAGGCGATAGCAGTGGTACATCTCTTTTTGTAAATGGCAGTAAATATGCTGAAAGCCTTAAAGATGGCGGAAAGCTTGAAACATTTGTTTTACCTATGCAGAGAATAGGGAGTAAAACAAACTCGTTTAAAGGTGTAATTGATCATGTGTCAATTAATAATAAAGCCGTAGATTTACATGGTAATTTGGCATTGAATAAAAATGCGGAATCGTCAAGAGCAGAATCTTCTACTTATTCATCGGATAAAGCTGTAGACGGGAAATGGGATACAAGGTGGTCAAGTGCTTCAGAAGATGATGCATGGTTTTTAGTTGATCTTGATGAACCAATTGAAATTAACAAGGTATCGATTGCGTGGGAGACTGCCTACGCTAAAAAATATAAAATTCTAGTTTCAGAAGACAAGGAAAATTGGACAAATGTGATTAAAGATAACAATGGGATAGTAACGGGAAGCGGTGGCAGAGACAATATCACATTTGACAAAGTAAAAGCCAGATATGTTAAATTTCAAGGAATTGAAAGGGCAACGATCTTCGGGTATTCTTTCTATGAATTTGAGATTTTTTCTGACAAAAACCTAGTAGGAAATAAAACGGATCTGAAGAATCGTTTGACTGAAATCAATAGTGAAAACCTGAAAGAATCTAAATATACAAAAGAAAGCTGGCAACATCTCGAGCAGGCGCAGCAGGTAACCGAAATCACACTGAACAAACTGGACGCAAACCAAGCGGAGATCGATGATGCATTAGCCGCTTTGAGTAAAGCACGTGACGGGCTGGAAGAAAAGCAATCGTCATAA